The sequence GGAGTGACTTAGGTGGGTTTATAATAACCTCAACAGCTTGGGCAGCATCTGGATCTCCGTCTGTCATCTCCCTCCATGATGACTTATCTGGAACAGGATGAATAGTTTGGGAATATGTCTTCCTGTACGTCGCAACAGTAAAGCAACTCTCAGTAAACCGGTGGACATTTTGCCGGCAAGAAAGTAGTGCTGCCACAGCATGTGCACAGGGCAAACCATAGAGTTGCCAGCCCTGACAAAGGCAGCGACGGTTCCGAATATCAACAATATTGGTACCCTCATGAGAGATCACCTCAAACTCAGCTTCATTAGCACGAAGAACCTGGTAAGTCCGGGCACGCTCAAGAGCATCCGCAACTCGCATCTCCGCTGTAGGCACCAGGATTGACGTCCACTGCATACTGGTTTCTCGTCGTTCATTGAACCAAGTCATAAGCTGCCTCCTGATGCATTCCATCATCTGAATTATTGGAAGTCCAGAGGCCTCTAGAATCCAATTATTCAATTGTTCCACTATGTTAGCAGTCAAATGCCCAAACCTTGTTCCCTCAAAATAAGCTGTGGCCCACAATCGTGGAGGAATCCGCCGAATCCAGTATGCAGCATCTTGTGATATTTCCTCAATCTCAAGAATTTTTGCCTCGAACTCAATGATTGTAAGAGCATGTGCAGCTTCCCACAACAGGTTAACAAGCATTGTATTATTGAACTCCTTACGAAAGCTTTCACTCAAATGACGCATGCAAAAACCATGGAAGGCAGTGGGAAAATTTGCTTCAACACCATCCACAATGCCCTTCTGCCTGTCAGACAAGATGGTAAGTCTTGGCATGTTTTCTGTATTGACCTCTAGCAAGGTATGAAGTTCAGAGAGAAACCACATCCAGTTATCATCATTCTCCTCATCAACAACACCAAATGCTAGAGGAAAAAGACCGCCATCACCATCAAAACCAGTAGCTAAAAGTAAAGTACCAAGGTACTTGCTTTTCAAGAAGGTCCGGTCAAGCCCAAGAAGAGGGCGACAAGCATTCAGAAAACCAAAAATAGAAGCCTGGAATGATATAAAAAGCCGCTGAAAGCAATTATCAGCAGGGCTTGCATAAACTGATGCTATACTCCCTGGATTCGTCCTTTTAACTTGTTCACAGTACTGAGGAAGAAGGCGATAACCTTCTTCAAAGGAACCGCGCATAGCAGCCATAATTCGTTCCTTTCCACGCCAAGCTTGCTTGTACGAGAGGGTGATTCCATGAACCCGGTGAATTTCTTCAAGGATCTCTTTTGGCTTGCAATTTGGGTTTTCCCTAAGCCGTTGCTCCACAGAGTTGGCCACCCACTGAACTGAGGCTTGCTGATGGCCTAGATGTGCGATTCCTCCACATGTATGGTGGTCATGAATTGTTCTGATAGTGAACGTTGGTACACCAGGAAGTTTCGCAGCATGAATACGCCAAGGGCACTCCTCACTGGCACATTTAGCAGTAAAACGAGTTTTATCAGATTTTATGGTCTGAATCTCAAAGTGAAGAGCAATGGCTGTGTCCCGTAAGGCCCTTCTGCAGCTTTTGACATCAGGGAATTCTTGTCCCACATGTAACTCAAAATCAGGTGTTGTTGACATAGTTCGAGCCTGAAGCACATGAGTTGACGAAGCAAGAACCATCTGGCCATCATGGAGTTCATATTCATGTGCAGGTTCAACACCCATATCATGACTCTCAACAACAGCTAATTCCAGGTTATCATCAAGTTCTTGGTTTTCCTCG comes from Solanum pennellii chromosome 1, SPENNV200 and encodes:
- the LOC107008241 gene encoding uncharacterized protein LOC107008241, producing MANHELILGQNNDLAVGGENQEIVFDHTHPMGISQNHNHELELAQNHNHELELAQNHNHELELAQNHNHEHEMGIGQSQDHEGNHEHEYDHENGLSMEQKPEHENQELPNENNELDISEHDELGIEENQELDDNLELAVVESHDMGVEPAHEYELHDGQMVLASSTHVLQARTMSTTPDFELHVGQEFPDVKSCRRALRDTAIALHFEIQTIKSDKTRFTAKCASEECPWRIHAAKLPGVPTFTIRTIHDHHTCGGIAHLGHQQASVQWVANSVEQRLRENPNCKPKEILEEIHRVHGITLSYKQAWRGKERIMAAMRGSFEEGYRLLPQYCEQVKRTNPGSIASVYASPADNCFQRLFISFQASIFGFLNACRPLLGLDRTFLKSKYLGTLLLATGFDGDGGLFPLAFGVVDEENDDNWMWFLSELHTLLEVNTENMPRLTILSDRQKGIVDGVEANFPTAFHGFCMRHLSESFRKEFNNTMLVNLLWEAAHALTIIEFEAKILEIEEISQDAAYWIRRIPPRLWATAYFEGTRFGHLTANIVEQLNNWILEASGLPIIQMMECIRRQLMTWFNERRETSMQWTSILVPTAEMRVADALERARTYQVLRANEAEFEVISHEGTNIVDIRNRRCLCQGWQLYGLPCAHAVAALLSCRQNVHRFTESCFTVATYRKTYSQTIHPVPDKSSWREMTDGDPDAAQAVEVIINPPKSLRPPGRPRKKRVRAEDRGRVKRVVHCSRCNQTGHFRTTCAAPI